Part of the Musa acuminata AAA Group cultivar baxijiao chromosome BXJ3-10, Cavendish_Baxijiao_AAA, whole genome shotgun sequence genome, CTCTGCTCTTCTTCCCATGCAGAAGCTCTGGATTTAGCAGAGCTCTTCCTTCCACCACTTATCTCCAAATGCCTCAAGCTCTTTGACAcctcctcgtcttcctcttcccttGAGCTCCAGTTGGAAACAAATGAATCATACTGAGCACTAAGCTCGAGCTTGGCGAAGTGACAGTCTGTGAGCTCAGAAATGTCAATGCCGGTGCTGTGAGGAACCAAAGGGCCAGACCTGTCAGCTGGAGTGTTGTGCCTTGCAGGTGAAGTGATCTTGACGGGAGTGTGGCATCTCGTTGCTGTGGAGCTGCCTAAAGGAGTCATTTCAGTGCCGACATCTCTGCGTTCGATCTCAGCTACTAGTGCTGTCGTCGAATCTTTCATGGGTTCGAAGTATGAACTCTTGAACAAAAATCCTTCCTTGGTGATCTCGGAGTACCCATAGTTGGGGTAGACTGATTCCACATTTTCTGTAAACTTGTCTGCAGCAAAGATTAATTCCCGAAAAAAATCATGCAATTGGGATGATCAAAAGCTGTATATTGGTTGAAAATGAGAAAAGCAAAGCTAATAGTTGAGACAAAAAAATGGATTTTTGGCATCAACCTTTGAGAAGTACGTCCGATGAGGCTCCACTGAAAGCTACATTTGTCTCTGGATTCATGGCTGGCCCATTAGAAGCTGGATTAGGTGAGCTTGGAGCTTTATCCTGAGCAACCCTCAGCAGTTTCCCAACGAAAGCATCACCGTTCTCTTGGATGACACCATTTTGCCTAGAGAACTTCGATGCCTCGACTGCTACTTTCACATGAGCAGGTGATTCATGGCAATGGCTACTGATCAGCCACTTCTCAGCATCATCCCACTTGGAGGGGACGCCCTTCCTGGGGAGGTGCCCAGGACTGAAGCTGAACACTGGCCTGCCAGGAGTCGTCGGAGTCTCCAGCCTCCTCCGTGTGACTGCGCTAAGACCCTCTCTTCTTCTCTTAACTGAGGCCTCGAAGAGGCCTCTGTTATCACCCATGTTCTCGGTGGTCGTGGAACAGGTCTTTGCAGACAAGTGGTCTGCTAATGGATTCTGCTTGTTGGTGCAGTAGAAGCTCTTGCCACTTTCCAGTGAATCCTGTTCAATGCTCACAATTGCAGTCAGCGTGATCATTACAAGATCAAGAGGCCAGTACAGAGAATAGGAAAGTCTTTACCCTCATAGTGACTGGGAAAACAAGAGAGGAAGCTTGCACTTGTGTCGAAGCTTTGTGATCCATTGAAGGGAGGCTAGAAGAGTCTCCATCTTCTTCACTTGCCTTACTAagctgaatcatctttcaaggggaAAAAAGGCCCACTTCCTTTCTACCAATCTCCCTCCTATCTTCTTTTTTACTCTT contains:
- the LOC135650449 gene encoding uncharacterized protein LOC135650449, translating into MIQLSKASEEDGDSSSLPSMDHKASTQVQASSLVFPVTMRDSLESGKSFYCTNKQNPLADHLSAKTCSTTTENMGDNRGLFEASVKRRREGLSAVTRRRLETPTTPGRPVFSFSPGHLPRKGVPSKWDDAEKWLISSHCHESPAHVKVAVEASKFSRQNGVIQENGDAFVGKLLRVAQDKAPSSPNPASNGPAMNPETNVAFSGASSDVLLKDKFTENVESVYPNYGYSEITKEGFLFKSSYFEPMKDSTTALVAEIERRDVGTEMTPLGSSTATRCHTPVKITSPARHNTPADRSGPLVPHSTGIDISELTDCHFAKLELSAQYDSFVSNWSSREEEDEEVSKSLRHLEISGGRKSSAKSRASAWEEEQRTKSCVRYQREEAKIQAWVNLQSAKAEAQSRKLEVKIQKMRSDLEEKLMKRMAIVHRRAEEWRAAAQLQHSQQLQRLSLQAQKMKSQQQSTRLSGETACGCFPCNHHL